The following are encoded together in the Panthera leo isolate Ple1 chromosome B4, P.leo_Ple1_pat1.1, whole genome shotgun sequence genome:
- the SOCS2 gene encoding suppressor of cytokine signaling 2 isoform X1 produces MTLRCLESSGNGAEGTQSQWGTAGSAEEPSPEAARLAKALRELSQTGWYWGSMTVNEAKEKLKEAPEGTFLIRDSSHSDYLLTISVKTSAGPTNLRIEYQDGKFRLDSIICVKSKLKQFDSVVHLIDYYVQMCKDKRTGPEAPRNGTVHLYLTKPLYTSAPPLQHLCRLTINKCTGTIWGLPLPTRLKDYLEEYKFQMSNQGSHNRLSLPC; encoded by the exons ATGACCCTGCGGTGTCTCGAGTCCTCCGGGAATGGCGCGGAAGGGACGCAGAGCCAGTGGGGGACCGCGGGGTCCGCGGAAGAGCCGTCCCCGGAGGCGGCGCGTCTGGCGAAGGCCCTACGGGAGCTCAGTCAAACAG GTTGGTACTGGGGAAGTATGACTGTTAATGAagccaaagagaaattaaaagaggCACCAGAAGGAACTTTCTTGATTAGAGATAGCTCGCACTCAGACTACCTACTAACAATATCTGTTAAAACATCAGCTGGACCAACTAATCTGCGAATCGAATACCAAGATGGGAAATTCAGGTTGGACTCTATCATATGTGTCAAATCCAAGCTTAAACAGTTTGACAGTGTGGTTCATCTGATCGACTACTACGTTCAGATGTGCAAGGATAAGCGGACAGGCCCAGAAGCGCCCCGGAACGGCACCGTTCACCTTTATCTGACCAAACCGCTCTACACATCAGCCCCGCCTCTGCAGCATCTCTGTAGACTCACCATTAACAAATGCACCGGCACCATCTGGGGACTGCCTTTACCAACAAGACTAAAAGATTACTTGGAAGAATATAAATTCCAG ATGTCTAACCAGGGCAGCCATAACCGCTTGTCTCTTCCCTGCTAG
- the SOCS2 gene encoding suppressor of cytokine signaling 2 isoform X2: MTLRCLESSGNGAEGTQSQWGTAGSAEEPSPEAARLAKALRELSQTGWYWGSMTVNEAKEKLKEAPEGTFLIRDSSHSDYLLTISVKTSAGPTNLRIEYQDGKFRLDSIICVKSKLKQFDSVVHLIDYYVQMCKDKRTGPEAPRNGTVHLYLTKPLYTSAPPLQHLCRLTINKCTGTIWGLPLPTRLKDYLEEYKFQVLNK; encoded by the exons ATGACCCTGCGGTGTCTCGAGTCCTCCGGGAATGGCGCGGAAGGGACGCAGAGCCAGTGGGGGACCGCGGGGTCCGCGGAAGAGCCGTCCCCGGAGGCGGCGCGTCTGGCGAAGGCCCTACGGGAGCTCAGTCAAACAG GTTGGTACTGGGGAAGTATGACTGTTAATGAagccaaagagaaattaaaagaggCACCAGAAGGAACTTTCTTGATTAGAGATAGCTCGCACTCAGACTACCTACTAACAATATCTGTTAAAACATCAGCTGGACCAACTAATCTGCGAATCGAATACCAAGATGGGAAATTCAGGTTGGACTCTATCATATGTGTCAAATCCAAGCTTAAACAGTTTGACAGTGTGGTTCATCTGATCGACTACTACGTTCAGATGTGCAAGGATAAGCGGACAGGCCCAGAAGCGCCCCGGAACGGCACCGTTCACCTTTATCTGACCAAACCGCTCTACACATCAGCCCCGCCTCTGCAGCATCTCTGTAGACTCACCATTAACAAATGCACCGGCACCATCTGGGGACTGCCTTTACCAACAAGACTAAAAGATTACTTGGAAGAATATAAATTCCAG
- the SOCS2 gene encoding suppressor of cytokine signaling 2 isoform X3, which translates to MTLRCLESSGNGAEGTQSQWGTAGSAEEPSPEAARLAKALRELSQTGWYWGSMTVNEAKEKLKEAPEGTFLIRDSSHSDYLLTISVKTSAGPTNLRIEYQDGKFRLDSIICVKSKLKQFDSVVHLIDYYVQMCKDKRTGPEAPRNGTVHLYLTKPLYTSAPPLQHLCRLTINKCTGTIWGLPLPTRLKDYLEEYKFQV; encoded by the exons ATGACCCTGCGGTGTCTCGAGTCCTCCGGGAATGGCGCGGAAGGGACGCAGAGCCAGTGGGGGACCGCGGGGTCCGCGGAAGAGCCGTCCCCGGAGGCGGCGCGTCTGGCGAAGGCCCTACGGGAGCTCAGTCAAACAG GTTGGTACTGGGGAAGTATGACTGTTAATGAagccaaagagaaattaaaagaggCACCAGAAGGAACTTTCTTGATTAGAGATAGCTCGCACTCAGACTACCTACTAACAATATCTGTTAAAACATCAGCTGGACCAACTAATCTGCGAATCGAATACCAAGATGGGAAATTCAGGTTGGACTCTATCATATGTGTCAAATCCAAGCTTAAACAGTTTGACAGTGTGGTTCATCTGATCGACTACTACGTTCAGATGTGCAAGGATAAGCGGACAGGCCCAGAAGCGCCCCGGAACGGCACCGTTCACCTTTATCTGACCAAACCGCTCTACACATCAGCCCCGCCTCTGCAGCATCTCTGTAGACTCACCATTAACAAATGCACCGGCACCATCTGGGGACTGCCTTTACCAACAAGACTAAAAGATTACTTGGAAGAATATAAATTCCAGGTAtaa